The proteins below are encoded in one region of Pygocentrus nattereri isolate fPygNat1 chromosome 13, fPygNat1.pri, whole genome shotgun sequence:
- the LOC108431369 gene encoding butyrophilin subfamily 2 member A2-like produces the protein MGVIIFLFLSGVLFICEGLHVVGPSGPLTVELGGSVMLPCYVETPIPLEELEVEWKRADSEALVHLFQDGESRPEAQDQAYSGRASFFTEEVERGNFSLLLTNLTTKDAGVYNCFVYSQQETGQTSVEIKEITTISVAQ, from the exons ATGGGCgtaattattttcctttttctgtcagGAGTTCTGTTCATCTGTGAGG GGCTCCATGTGGTCGGCCCCTCTGGTCCTCTGACTGTGGAGCTGGGGGGCTCAGTGATGCTGCCCTGTTATGTTGAAACCCCCATACCACTGGAAGAGCTGGAAGTGGAGTGGAAGAGAGCAGACTCTGAAGCTTTAGTACATTTATTCCAAGACGGAGAAAGTCGACCAGAGGCTCAGGACCAGGCCTACAGTGGAAGAGCCAGTTTCTTTACTGAGGAGGTCGAACGTGGAAacttctctctcctgctcacAAATCTGACCACTAAAGATGCAGGAGTTTACAACTGTTTTGTTTACAGTCAACAGGAAACTGGTCAAACATCAGTTGAAATAAAGGAGATTA caaCAATCTCTGTAGCACAGTGA